One genomic window of Elusimicrobiota bacterium includes the following:
- a CDS encoding DUF3187 family protein, which translates to MTKKSLPALILLLSALGLRAQTPEQSAGDSNAIFERTPKISRGAGPLPAMDWNPTHAVFLSLPPETAQVLPRGRMRWETTWTQTNSMEGIKTQDGGNGLLHAETTRLTQVWRIGLGEGLEAGIQIPFIYRSRPWMDGLIGWVEETAAGEMSATRRRYQGDSTTYEVNHPEFTVKDRVDQYGPGDIALIIKTLLVEETPHQPALAVRVGVELPTGSVTDGRGSGAVDVAVELGLQKALTSWLNAYGNVSATMPGNDSPYVRPFGGASFALELLPRENISLTAQYSTFSSPYQDTNVKVLDGRDDLVLMGVNYKYPLSKNRKLTFRLFAAENTFWRAPGEWAGSAADFTVGSGIFLE; encoded by the coding sequence TTGACGAAAAAAAGCCTTCCCGCGCTCATCCTTTTGCTATCCGCCCTCGGCCTCCGTGCCCAAACGCCGGAACAGTCGGCCGGCGACTCAAACGCTATTTTTGAGCGGACTCCCAAAATATCCAGAGGCGCAGGCCCTTTGCCGGCCATGGATTGGAACCCGACGCATGCCGTTTTCCTGAGTTTGCCTCCGGAAACCGCGCAAGTTCTGCCCCGCGGGCGGATGCGCTGGGAAACGACCTGGACCCAGACAAACTCCATGGAAGGAATTAAAACCCAAGACGGCGGCAACGGCCTTCTCCACGCTGAAACCACGCGTTTGACGCAGGTCTGGAGGATCGGTTTAGGCGAAGGTTTGGAAGCCGGAATTCAAATTCCGTTCATCTACCGCTCGCGCCCCTGGATGGACGGGCTCATCGGCTGGGTTGAGGAAACAGCCGCCGGAGAGATGTCCGCCACCCGGCGGCGCTACCAAGGCGACTCAACAACGTACGAAGTCAATCATCCTGAATTCACCGTCAAAGACAGAGTGGATCAATACGGACCTGGTGATATCGCTTTGATCATCAAAACGCTGCTGGTTGAAGAAACCCCGCATCAACCGGCGCTGGCCGTAAGGGTAGGCGTTGAACTGCCCACCGGAAGCGTGACCGATGGACGCGGCAGCGGGGCCGTGGACGTTGCCGTTGAATTGGGGCTTCAAAAAGCCTTGACCTCTTGGCTTAACGCCTACGGTAATGTCAGCGCCACCATGCCCGGCAATGACTCCCCTTACGTGCGGCCTTTCGGCGGCGCCTCATTCGCGCTGGAATTGCTCCCCCGCGAGAATATTTCATTGACCGCCCAATACTCCACGTTTTCTTCCCCGTACCAAGACACGAACGTCAAAGTTTTGGACGGACGCGATGATTTGGTCCTGATGGGCGTTAATTACAAATACCCGCTGTCTAAAAACCGGAAACTCACGTTTCGATTGTTCGCCGCGGAGAACACCTTCTGGCGGGCGCCGGGCGAATGGGCCGGCAGCGCCGCGGATTTTACCGTCGGCAGCGGCATTTTTCTGGAATAA
- the rpsT gene encoding 30S ribosomal protein S20, producing MAKIKKTGRHTGAIKTARQSLRRRLRNYKKKEEMKSLVKTAVGAVGTKDQTKAEETFRKYASQIDKAIKTGLLHWRTGARKKSSLARLVGSLRGKQTAAAAS from the coding sequence ATGGCAAAGATTAAAAAGACCGGGCGTCATACGGGCGCCATTAAAACTGCACGCCAGTCCCTGCGCCGCCGTCTGCGCAATTACAAAAAGAAAGAAGAAATGAAATCGCTGGTTAAAACAGCGGTCGGCGCCGTCGGCACAAAGGATCAGACGAAGGCCGAGGAAACGTTCCGCAAATACGCCTCACAGATAGATAAGGCCATTAAAACCGGCCTCCTGCACTGGAGAACAGGCGCTCGAAAGAAATCGAGCCTGGCGCGTTTAGTGGGTTCCCTGCGCGGCAAACAAACGGCTGCCGCCGCTTCCTGA
- the murJ gene encoding murein biosynthesis integral membrane protein MurJ, which yields MGRNFSKFFGATLISRVFGYLRDLSIAHFVGGGGWADLYFATFRLANLLRNLVGEGGLYAAYTPVYAPLVAQDKEDAARFAGSYAGRLAAVLAVIVGLGILFAEPLTRGMLLGFSADPEKMVWAVTLTKILLPFLLFVTLAAWAQATLQAHNKFFWSSLSPAFASIAIIAYFLMSRSSAPGPRLLIVGLAWATTIGGFLQFAVLWPQLHGVIGRLKWRSFWAGHPELKKSLLLFGPYTLTFSLDQVNGFVGTFFGSFAEAGTIAALYNSSRLIQLPLGLVGVGSLVTALPLLSQEAQRNDRAAVRRLAWSQAKRMLMFEIPAILAFIFFGELIIRLLYFHGRFQEQALYLTAKVLAVSSPTLLFYSLQKIFLGLFYAHRDTKSLVLTSVLQLFVSASGCFLLLESLGAVGIGLAFTGSSLVGLVAMFLIVKKKNYL from the coding sequence GTGGGGAGGAATTTCTCCAAATTTTTCGGCGCAACGCTGATTTCCCGCGTTTTCGGCTACTTGCGCGATTTGTCCATCGCTCACTTCGTTGGCGGCGGCGGTTGGGCCGATCTTTATTTTGCGACGTTCCGCTTGGCCAACTTATTGCGCAATTTGGTCGGGGAGGGCGGGCTTTATGCGGCGTATACGCCCGTTTATGCCCCGCTTGTCGCCCAAGATAAGGAAGATGCCGCGCGATTTGCCGGATCTTATGCCGGCCGGTTGGCGGCTGTTTTGGCGGTCATCGTAGGTCTGGGTATTTTATTCGCCGAACCCTTGACCCGCGGCATGCTCCTGGGGTTTTCGGCGGATCCGGAAAAAATGGTTTGGGCCGTGACCTTGACCAAAATTTTGCTCCCTTTTCTTTTGTTCGTCACTTTGGCGGCCTGGGCTCAAGCCACCCTCCAGGCGCACAATAAATTTTTTTGGTCCAGCCTGTCGCCGGCGTTCGCTTCGATCGCCATCATCGCCTATTTCTTGATGTCGCGTTCAAGCGCGCCGGGCCCGCGCCTGTTGATCGTGGGTTTGGCCTGGGCGACGACGATCGGAGGGTTTCTGCAGTTCGCGGTTCTCTGGCCCCAGCTCCACGGCGTGATCGGCCGTTTGAAGTGGCGCTCATTTTGGGCCGGCCATCCGGAGCTCAAAAAATCCCTGCTTTTGTTCGGGCCCTACACCCTGACGTTTTCGCTGGATCAAGTGAACGGTTTCGTGGGCACGTTTTTCGGAAGTTTTGCGGAGGCGGGCACGATCGCCGCGCTTTATAATTCCAGCAGGCTGATCCAATTGCCGTTGGGGCTGGTGGGCGTGGGGTCTTTGGTCACCGCGCTTCCCCTGTTGTCGCAGGAAGCTCAGCGCAACGATCGAGCGGCGGTGCGGCGTTTGGCTTGGTCTCAGGCCAAGCGTATGCTGATGTTTGAAATTCCCGCGATCCTCGCCTTTATTTTTTTTGGGGAACTGATCATCCGCCTTCTCTATTTTCACGGGCGCTTCCAGGAACAAGCCCTTTACCTGACGGCCAAAGTGCTGGCTGTATCAAGCCCCACGCTGCTCTTTTATTCGCTCCAAAAAATTTTCTTGGGCCTTTTTTATGCCCACCGCGACACCAAAAGTTTGGTGCTGACCAGCGTCCTGCAATTGTTCGTCAGCGCATCGGGATGTTTCCTTTTGCTTGAGAGCTTGGGCGCCGTGGGCATCGGCCTGGCCTTCACCGGATCGAGTTTGGTCGGTCTAGTCGCCATGTTTTTGATCGTTAAAAAGAAAAATTACCTATGA
- a CDS encoding insulinase family protein yields the protein MRPFFIAAALVSLITTGVRATPPKLPELKPLHFRVPKGKRFELSNKLVVYFLEDHELPQVQLSVMFHGGAVADPADKIGLTSLYAAIWPYGGTKKIKADELTKELELMASSVHAGAGEESVGLSLFSLSKNFDRTLDLFAQIMVAPSLDAGKLEVEKKKVLAGIARRNDEPRNIAAREFKRVVYGPNSPWGWRTEPATIQKISRRDLVELHRRLIHPNNAVVSVSGDITEAELKRKLEWALGSKVWPMAAVESPAVGLSPGSSSRAIYLAHKKTAQQSAIRLGRLGVSRHHPDFFKLKVLDEILGGGFSSRLFRNIRSRKGLAYSVGSGFTTPQVDGLMLCAVGTKAETTVRAIEEVLAEIESLRQAPPTDEELEIAKSQLINSFVQNFRTTDQTAGRIAELEFYGYSSDYLDTYTDHLAKVSKDDVWQAAKKYWDPKNALILVVGNPEKFDKDLSSLGAVKILDPDSGAIKEPHEQNPRGDQKSAQE from the coding sequence GTGAGGCCTTTTTTTATCGCTGCCGCGCTCGTTTCTTTAATCACCACCGGCGTCCGGGCGACGCCGCCTAAACTCCCCGAGCTCAAGCCGCTTCATTTTAGAGTGCCGAAAGGCAAGCGATTTGAGTTGAGCAATAAATTAGTGGTTTATTTTCTTGAGGATCATGAGCTGCCTCAGGTGCAGCTCTCCGTGATGTTCCATGGCGGCGCCGTGGCTGATCCTGCGGATAAAATCGGTCTTACGTCCCTTTATGCCGCGATTTGGCCTTATGGCGGAACCAAAAAAATTAAGGCGGATGAACTGACCAAGGAATTGGAATTGATGGCTTCCAGCGTGCATGCCGGCGCCGGGGAGGAGTCGGTCGGCCTGTCGCTTTTTTCTTTGAGCAAGAATTTTGACAGGACGCTCGATCTTTTCGCCCAGATCATGGTTGCGCCGTCTCTTGACGCCGGGAAGCTTGAGGTTGAGAAAAAGAAAGTTTTGGCCGGCATCGCTCGAAGAAACGACGAGCCCAGGAACATTGCAGCGAGAGAGTTTAAACGCGTCGTCTACGGACCGAATTCGCCTTGGGGTTGGCGCACGGAGCCGGCAACAATCCAAAAGATATCCCGCCGTGATTTGGTTGAGCTGCATCGCCGCCTCATTCACCCCAATAACGCGGTGGTCTCGGTCAGCGGGGATATTACTGAAGCCGAACTAAAAAGGAAATTGGAATGGGCTTTAGGTTCAAAAGTTTGGCCCATGGCGGCCGTGGAATCGCCGGCGGTCGGTTTGAGTCCCGGCTCGTCATCCAGGGCGATCTACTTAGCCCACAAAAAAACGGCCCAACAAAGCGCCATTAGGCTGGGCCGCTTGGGCGTCTCCCGGCATCATCCGGATTTTTTCAAGCTCAAGGTTCTTGATGAAATTTTAGGCGGTGGTTTTTCTTCCAGACTTTTCCGTAATATCCGGTCGAGGAAAGGTTTGGCGTATTCGGTCGGCAGCGGATTCACTACGCCTCAGGTCGATGGTTTGATGCTTTGCGCAGTCGGCACCAAGGCTGAGACGACGGTCCGGGCTATCGAGGAAGTTTTGGCGGAGATCGAGTCTCTGCGGCAGGCGCCGCCGACGGATGAGGAATTGGAGATCGCCAAAAGCCAATTGATCAATTCCTTCGTGCAGAATTTTAGGACGACGGATCAGACGGCCGGGCGGATCGCCGAGCTTGAATTTTACGGCTACTCGAGCGATTACCTGGATACTTACACCGATCATCTCGCCAAGGTGAGCAAAGACGATGTTTGGCAGGCCGCTAAAAAGTATTGGGATCCCAAGAATGCCTTGATTTTGGTTGTCGGCAACCCCGAAAAATTCGATAAAGACTTGTCTTCGTTGGGCGCGGTCAAGATTCTGGACCCCGACAGCGGAGCGATTAAGGAGCCCCATGAACAAAATCCCAGAGGCGATCAGAAAAGCGCTCAAGAGTAG
- a CDS encoding lysophospholipid acyltransferase family protein, which produces MWRALKFTLVTRLLWLYMTLVGKTTTTISLNKQHRLDLEAEGRRYIYALWHDRQAFFVYSHRNSKITSLVSPSKDGEIMARVLSLFGLDAARGSSRQNPARGLISLMRRVESGYHLGITPDGPLGPRHEVKPGALFLARKLGLPILPIANGVKRKLVFKSWDRFQFPLPFNRVAIVYGSPIWIGPEDSLEDKARDLRSVLNEITERADREACS; this is translated from the coding sequence ATGTGGCGGGCTTTAAAATTTACGCTGGTCACCCGGTTGCTTTGGCTGTATATGACTTTGGTTGGGAAGACCACAACAACCATCAGTTTAAATAAACAGCATCGCTTGGATTTGGAAGCTGAAGGACGGCGTTACATTTACGCGCTGTGGCATGATCGCCAGGCTTTTTTTGTCTACTCTCACCGCAATTCCAAGATCACCTCGCTCGTGTCGCCCAGTAAGGATGGTGAGATCATGGCGCGAGTTTTGAGTCTATTCGGTCTTGATGCTGCGCGGGGATCGTCGCGGCAGAACCCGGCCCGGGGCCTCATTTCTTTGATGCGCCGGGTGGAGAGCGGCTATCATCTGGGCATTACTCCGGACGGACCTTTGGGCCCGCGCCATGAAGTGAAACCCGGAGCTCTTTTTTTAGCTAGGAAACTGGGCCTTCCGATCTTGCCGATCGCCAACGGCGTCAAACGCAAATTGGTTTTTAAGAGTTGGGACCGTTTTCAGTTCCCGTTGCCGTTTAACCGCGTTGCGATCGTGTATGGTTCTCCTATTTGGATCGGGCCGGAGGACAGCTTAGAAGATAAAGCACGGGATCTCCGGAGCGTGCTTAATGAAATTACGGAGCGCGCGGATCGGGAGGCGTGTTCTTAA
- a CDS encoding LptE family protein, with translation MVKTIKFWPLFFALGLIGCASTKDGVVYNPSPQIMPSHIRKVAMHPFVNRTQQFALEDKLTIAVNNRFLTDGTYKIVSDDQADGILAGEISRYIHIPIAYDSNLVATQYKLDVVVQIRFIDKTTNQVLWEEPNLVGSIVYPVSSSPGGMTEEQAREIVWDRLSKDVLKRTIKGFGSVTGESQRKIAPEVPAPGSGSY, from the coding sequence ATGGTCAAAACAATTAAATTCTGGCCTTTATTTTTTGCGCTGGGCCTGATCGGATGCGCGTCGACGAAGGACGGGGTCGTTTACAACCCGTCGCCGCAAATCATGCCCTCTCATATCAGAAAAGTGGCGATGCACCCCTTCGTCAACAGGACGCAGCAATTCGCGTTGGAAGACAAGCTGACCATCGCGGTCAACAACCGTTTTTTGACGGACGGGACCTATAAAATCGTTTCCGATGATCAGGCGGACGGCATCTTGGCCGGGGAAATTTCCCGCTATATCCATATCCCCATCGCTTACGACTCTAATCTGGTGGCGACCCAATATAAGCTCGATGTGGTGGTCCAAATCCGGTTTATCGATAAAACAACGAATCAGGTTCTTTGGGAAGAGCCGAATTTGGTGGGCTCCATCGTTTATCCGGTTTCCAGTTCGCCGGGCGGCATGACCGAGGAACAGGCGCGTGAAATTGTTTGGGACCGTTTATCCAAGGATGTTTTAAAGCGTACGATCAAAGGCTTCGGCTCCGTGACCGGCGAGAGCCAGCGCAAAATTGCGCCGGAAGTGCCCGCTCCCGGCTCAGGCAGTTACTAA
- a CDS encoding excinuclease ABC subunit UvrC: MSSFAGLGLSELPSGPGVYLMRDASGRIIYIGKANDIKKRVSSYFQKTDVGPKIQALVEVVRRVDYVLCASEREALLLEESWIKKYQPVFNAMWKDDKSYPYVVLTMQEDFPRLYLARKKHIPPGASAFGPYPDVSKVKGLIRTLFRRGAVPLRPCRWDFSLKKPLAQKIINSCLYFHTAQCPAPCAGNISKTDYRNIAQKAARLFSGQRSRLVSSLKARMTTAAKQLAFEEAQRIKGEVEALEHIGERVLLSEIQAEDLASLYEPKAAVKKLQEALGTGGRPRHIEGFDISTLFGTHSVGSMVCFMDGRPNKAHYRRFGIKSVAGIDDFSMMREVVSRRYRRLIESKERLPDLILIDGGLGQLSAARSALETVLPAPGKSTRPALAALAKQEETLYLDRSPGPPKEIRLAKSHEGLKLCMWIRDEAHRFAITYHKKLRKKKFLEAS, from the coding sequence ATGAGTTCATTCGCGGGGCTCGGATTATCCGAGCTTCCTTCCGGCCCCGGCGTTTATTTGATGCGGGATGCCTCCGGCCGTATTATTTATATCGGCAAAGCCAACGACATTAAGAAGCGGGTTTCCTCGTATTTTCAAAAAACGGACGTGGGGCCGAAAATTCAGGCGCTCGTAGAAGTCGTCCGCCGCGTGGATTACGTTTTATGCGCCAGCGAGCGCGAAGCCCTTCTCCTGGAGGAATCCTGGATCAAGAAATATCAGCCCGTGTTCAACGCCATGTGGAAGGACGACAAATCGTACCCTTACGTCGTCTTGACCATGCAGGAAGATTTCCCCAGGCTTTACCTGGCCAGGAAAAAGCACATCCCTCCGGGAGCCTCGGCGTTCGGGCCTTATCCGGACGTCAGCAAAGTGAAAGGCCTGATCCGGACGCTTTTTCGAAGAGGCGCGGTTCCTCTTCGTCCTTGCCGCTGGGATTTTTCTTTGAAAAAGCCGTTGGCCCAAAAAATCATTAATTCCTGCCTGTATTTTCATACCGCCCAATGCCCGGCGCCCTGCGCCGGCAACATCAGCAAGACGGATTATCGAAACATCGCGCAAAAAGCGGCCCGGCTTTTCAGCGGGCAACGGTCACGGCTGGTCTCATCGCTGAAAGCCCGGATGACAACCGCGGCCAAGCAGTTGGCGTTTGAGGAAGCCCAACGGATCAAGGGGGAAGTCGAGGCCCTGGAGCATATCGGGGAACGGGTGCTTTTGTCTGAAATTCAAGCCGAGGACCTCGCCTCTTTGTATGAGCCGAAAGCCGCCGTGAAAAAACTTCAGGAGGCCTTGGGGACCGGGGGCCGGCCCCGGCATATCGAGGGTTTCGATATTTCAACGTTGTTCGGAACGCATTCGGTCGGTTCCATGGTTTGTTTTATGGACGGCCGCCCCAATAAGGCGCATTACCGTCGTTTCGGCATCAAAAGCGTTGCCGGAATCGATGACTTTTCCATGATGCGTGAAGTCGTTTCCCGGCGCTATCGCCGCCTGATCGAAAGCAAGGAGAGATTGCCTGATTTGATTTTGATCGATGGAGGCCTGGGCCAGCTTTCAGCCGCCCGCTCCGCTCTGGAAACGGTGTTACCCGCGCCGGGTAAGAGCACCCGGCCCGCGTTGGCGGCCTTGGCTAAGCAGGAAGAGACGCTCTATCTGGATCGTTCGCCCGGACCCCCCAAGGAAATCCGCCTGGCCAAATCGCACGAGGGACTGAAACTGTGCATGTGGATCCGGGACGAAGCCCATCGTTTTGCTATAACTTACCACAAGAAATTGCGCAAGAAAAAGTTCTTGGAGGCCTCATGA
- a CDS encoding MGMT family protein — translation MNKIPEAIRKALKSSDRYPAVFREIWGACARIPKGRVATYGSLARSIGRPRAARVVAMAMARNPFAPDIPCHRVVRSDGSLGGYSASGGVGAKRRLLEREGVLFGDRGGVAKACLLETA, via the coding sequence ATGAACAAAATCCCAGAGGCGATCAGAAAAGCGCTCAAGAGTAGCGATCGATACCCCGCCGTCTTCCGCGAGATTTGGGGGGCTTGCGCCCGGATTCCGAAGGGGAGAGTGGCGACCTACGGTTCTTTGGCTCGATCAATCGGCCGGCCCCGGGCGGCGCGCGTCGTGGCTATGGCCATGGCCAGGAACCCTTTTGCTCCGGATATCCCTTGCCACCGCGTGGTTCGTTCGGACGGCTCGCTCGGCGGTTATTCCGCGTCCGGCGGGGTGGGGGCCAAGCGCCGGCTTTTAGAGCGTGAAGGCGTGCTTTTCGGCGACCGGGGCGGGGTTGCAAAAGCCTGTCTCTTGGAAACAGCCTGA
- a CDS encoding insulinase family protein: MKSWKLILSAGLLCWRPSLYAVPPKPPIEKHTLANGIRVLLYPRHSMPGVAFRIYYRVGSVDEEMGQTGLAHMFEHMAFKGTKTVNTKNYHKEKTVLNAIEDIAEKINKEQARPGGPDLKKLAKLQAELQAKQAEAEQYEIKDEYEKIYEANGAWGFNAFTSNDVTGYMVSLPSNRLDLWLAMESDRFQNAVLREFYRERNVVMEERRMRTESNPLGKLYELFAANAFIVSPYRREVVGWMSDLERLTATQAEWFFATRYVPSRCVISLVGDFDSKETLVNIRKYFESIPARDGAVEFSGEEPPQQGERRVELMWEAEPILLMGWHKPNAPHPDDTKLALLSDILSSGRTSRFYRNLIEKQAVAQSVNAYHDDPGARYPNLFLVMGYPRSPHSALDLERAVEQEIEAIKQKAPELWELERAKNNMEAMLVKILDNNEGIADTITMNEILYGDWSYHWDVATRWQAIKPEELTEAAKKYLNRENKTVGFVTKKKGGNL, encoded by the coding sequence ATGAAAAGCTGGAAATTAATTTTATCGGCCGGTTTATTGTGTTGGCGGCCTTCGCTTTACGCCGTCCCCCCGAAGCCTCCGATTGAGAAGCATACCCTGGCCAACGGCATCCGCGTGCTGCTTTACCCGCGCCATTCCATGCCGGGAGTCGCCTTCCGAATTTATTACCGCGTGGGATCCGTGGATGAGGAGATGGGTCAAACCGGCTTGGCGCATATGTTCGAGCACATGGCTTTTAAAGGCACAAAGACGGTAAACACGAAGAATTACCACAAGGAGAAAACCGTTTTAAATGCGATTGAGGACATCGCGGAAAAAATCAATAAAGAGCAGGCGCGTCCCGGCGGCCCCGACCTGAAAAAACTCGCTAAGCTTCAAGCCGAACTTCAGGCCAAGCAGGCCGAAGCCGAACAATATGAGATCAAGGACGAGTACGAAAAAATTTACGAGGCCAACGGCGCTTGGGGATTTAACGCCTTCACCTCGAACGATGTCACCGGGTATATGGTCAGTTTGCCGTCGAACCGTTTGGATTTGTGGCTGGCCATGGAATCGGACCGGTTCCAGAACGCGGTTCTGCGCGAGTTCTACCGCGAGCGCAACGTGGTCATGGAGGAACGCCGCATGCGAACCGAGTCCAATCCGTTGGGCAAACTCTACGAACTCTTCGCCGCCAATGCTTTTATCGTCAGCCCCTATCGCCGGGAAGTCGTTGGTTGGATGAGCGATTTGGAGCGCTTAACGGCCACCCAAGCCGAATGGTTTTTCGCCACGCGCTACGTGCCTTCGCGCTGCGTCATCTCTTTGGTGGGGGATTTTGATTCCAAAGAAACGCTTGTCAACATACGCAAATATTTCGAGTCCATCCCGGCCAGAGACGGCGCCGTCGAATTTTCGGGCGAGGAGCCGCCCCAGCAAGGCGAACGCCGCGTGGAGTTGATGTGGGAAGCGGAGCCTATCCTGCTGATGGGCTGGCATAAGCCCAATGCCCCTCACCCCGACGACACAAAACTGGCCCTGCTCTCCGATATTTTATCTTCCGGGCGCACCAGCCGTTTTTATCGCAATTTGATCGAGAAACAAGCGGTGGCGCAATCCGTCAATGCTTACCACGATGATCCGGGCGCCCGCTACCCGAATCTTTTTCTGGTGATGGGCTACCCGAGGAGTCCGCATAGCGCGTTGGACCTTGAGCGCGCCGTTGAACAAGAAATCGAAGCGATCAAGCAAAAGGCGCCCGAACTTTGGGAGCTTGAGCGCGCAAAAAACAATATGGAAGCCATGCTGGTCAAAATTTTGGACAACAACGAAGGCATCGCGGATACGATCACCATGAACGAGATTCTTTACGGGGATTGGTCTTATCATTGGGACGTCGCGACGCGATGGCAGGCGATTAAACCCGAAGAATTGACGGAAGCGGCGAAGAAATACTTGAACAGGGAGAATAAAACCGTGGGCTTTGTCACCAAAAAGAAAGGAGGCAATCTGTGA